The nucleotide window ATGGGCCTGTTCGTGATCGCGTTGACGCTGTCCCTCGCCGTCGCGGAGGGCGCCCTGCTGGCCGCCACCCGCCGGGCCCTGAAGTGGGTCGGGCCGGTCAGCGCCGGCCTGCTCCTCCTGGCGGGGGCGTACATCGTGTACTACTGGCTGACGATCGGGGGGGTCGTGCGGGGGTGACCCCCCGCGTCGGGGTCGACGGCCCCGGGTTCGCAGGCCCCGAGGACGGCGCCGCATCCCTCCGCGGTGGGGGCTCCCGGCGCGAAGGATATTCGTCCCCCCGGTGGGCGCCCCGCCCCCGCTATCGTCGACGCAATTGCGAATCTTTGCGATAGCGCCCAGGTGGGCGCCGTCGCGATCGGAGGCGCCGTGCCCGACGACGACCCCCACGCTCCGTCCCCCGAACCGCCCGGCGTCCTGCCCGGATCCGAGGCCGACGCCACCCCCTTCTGGGAGCGCGAGGCGACCGTCCGCCGCTTCGCCGACATGCCGGCCGACGAACGCACGCTGCGCGAGCTCGCCGGCCTGCGCGGCGCGCGGGTCCTGGACGTCGGCTGCGCCGGCGGGCGCAACGCCGTCGCGCTGGCCGACGCCGGCCTCGACGTGTACGCCCTCGACGCCTCCGCCGCGATGGTGCGCGAGACCCGGCGGCGGCTGGCGGCGCACGTCCCCGACCCCGAGGCCCGGGTCCACCACGGGCCGTTCGAGGACCTCGGGCGCTACCCCGCCGCGTCCTTCGACGCGGTCCTGGCGATCGGCGTGCTGCACATCCAGCCCTCCATTCGGGCCTGGCGCGCCACCGCACGCCGGATCGCCCGGCTCCTCGCGCCCGGGGGGCGGTTGCTGCTGAGCCACTTCACGCCGAACCCCGCCCCCGGACACGACCCGCCGGCGCCGGTCCCCGGCGCCCCCCACCTGTACGACGACGTCATGCGCCACCGCCGCACGCTCCTCCTCACGCCGGCCGAGGCCGACGCGGAACTCGCCGCCGTCGGCCTCGTCCCGCGCGTGGCCACGGTGGAGGGGCCCATGACGTCGGTCACCGGGCACGCCATCACGCGGCTCGACGGCGACTACGTCCGCCGCGACGCGCCCGCCGCGCCCCCACAGGAGGTCCCCCGATGAACACCCGATCCCCCCTCCATGCGTTGCGGACGGGCGCCCTCGCGGTCGTCCTCGCGGTCGTCCTCGCGACCCTCGCCCTCCCCGCCGCCCTCGCGCAGCAGGCCGACGCCGAACCCGCGCGCGGCGGCACGCTGGTCGTCGCGATGTTCGACACCGTCGCGCACCTGAACCCCGCCATCACGACCGGCGGCTCCGTGCACGCCGTCGCCGACTCGATCTTCGACGGCCTCGTCCGCCTCGACGCCGACGGCACCCCCCGCCCCGCGCTCGCCGAAGCCTGGGAGGTGCTCGAGGACGGCCGGATCTACCGCTTCCACCTCCGCGACGACGTCACCTGGCACGACGGCGAGCCGTTCACCGCCCGCGACGTGCGGGTGACGTTCGAGGAGATCCTGCTGCGCTTCCACACCCGGACGCGCGGCGGGCTCGGGGACCTTCTGGAGGAGATCCGCACGCCCGACGCGCATACCGTCGAGTTCGTGTTCGACGCGCCGTACGCGGCGCTACTGCAGCGCCTCGACGTGAGCGAAGCGCCGATCCTCCCCGCCCACCTCTACGAGGGGCGCGACCCGCTGACGCACGAAGCGAACCGCGCGCCGGTCGGGACGGGCCCGTTCGTCTTCGAACGCTTCCGCCGCGACGACCGCATCGACCTGGTCCGCAACGACGCCTACTTCCGGGACGGCCTGCCGTACCTCGACGCACTGACCTTCCGCATCATCCCCGACCCCGTCACCCGCATGCTGGCCCTCGAGCGGGGCGAGGTCGACCACGTGCTCGGCTTCCCCGCGAGCGAGGTGGCGCGGGCCGGCGACGACGTCGTCGTGCGCACGGTGCCGCACAGCGCGGGGGGGTCGTTCTGCCAATTCAAGCTCGCCTTCAACCTCGACCGCGCGCCGTTCGACGACGCCCGCGTCCGCCGGGCGTTCGCGCACGCCGTCGACCGCGCGACGCTCCTCGAGCGCGTCGCCTTCGGGCAGGGACGCGTCGCGACCGGCCCGATCTCGAGCGACCTGGACGCCTGGCACGCCGACGACCTGCCCACCTACCCGCTCGACCCCGCGCGCGCAGAGACCCTCCTCGACGCGGCCGGCCTCCCGCCCGACGCGGACGGCGTCCGCCTCGAGGCGGACTTCCTGCACTTCCCGATGTTCACCCGCCACGCCGAAACGATCCGCCAGGACCTCGCGCAGGTCGGGGTGGACCTCCGCATGGTCGCCCTCGACCGCGCCAGCTACGTCGCGCGGGTGTACGGCGACCGGGCCTTCGACGTCGGCTTCATCAGCTCCTGCAACAACGCCGACCCGTCGATCGGGGTCGCGCCGATGCACGTCTCCAGCAACGTCGCGCCCGCCCCGTTCTCGAACGCCCCCGGCTACCGCGACGCGGAGGTCGATCGGCTGTTCGCCGAGGCGGCGACCGACCCCGACCCCGAACGACGGCGCGCGCTGTACGACGCGGTGCAGCACCGCCTCGTCGAGGACCTGCCCTACCTGTGGCTGATCGAACGCCGCTACCACCAGGCGTCGACGCCGGCGGTGCGCGGCGTCGAGACGCACCGCACGAGCGCCTTCACCCGCACCTGGCTGGACCGCTGAGGGGGACGTGAGCGGCTACCTCGCGCGACGCCTGCTGCAGACGATCCCGCTGCTGCTGGG belongs to Trueperaceae bacterium and includes:
- a CDS encoding class I SAM-dependent methyltransferase, yielding MPDDDPHAPSPEPPGVLPGSEADATPFWEREATVRRFADMPADERTLRELAGLRGARVLDVGCAGGRNAVALADAGLDVYALDASAAMVRETRRRLAAHVPDPEARVHHGPFEDLGRYPAASFDAVLAIGVLHIQPSIRAWRATARRIARLLAPGGRLLLSHFTPNPAPGHDPPAPVPGAPHLYDDVMRHRRTLLLTPAEADAELAAVGLVPRVATVEGPMTSVTGHAITRLDGDYVRRDAPAAPPQEVPR
- a CDS encoding ABC transporter substrate-binding protein, with product MNTRSPLHALRTGALAVVLAVVLATLALPAALAQQADAEPARGGTLVVAMFDTVAHLNPAITTGGSVHAVADSIFDGLVRLDADGTPRPALAEAWEVLEDGRIYRFHLRDDVTWHDGEPFTARDVRVTFEEILLRFHTRTRGGLGDLLEEIRTPDAHTVEFVFDAPYAALLQRLDVSEAPILPAHLYEGRDPLTHEANRAPVGTGPFVFERFRRDDRIDLVRNDAYFRDGLPYLDALTFRIIPDPVTRMLALERGEVDHVLGFPASEVARAGDDVVVRTVPHSAGGSFCQFKLAFNLDRAPFDDARVRRAFAHAVDRATLLERVAFGQGRVATGPISSDLDAWHADDLPTYPLDPARAETLLDAAGLPPDADGVRLEADFLHFPMFTRHAETIRQDLAQVGVDLRMVALDRASYVARVYGDRAFDVGFISSCNNADPSIGVAPMHVSSNVAPAPFSNAPGYRDAEVDRLFAEAATDPDPERRRALYDAVQHRLVEDLPYLWLIERRYHQASTPAVRGVETHRTSAFTRTWLDR